The following proteins are encoded in a genomic region of Brachypodium distachyon strain Bd21 chromosome 1, Brachypodium_distachyon_v3.0, whole genome shotgun sequence:
- the LOC100832729 gene encoding protein RALF-like 22 gives MPRHALLLLVAALAVSATAAAELASDSAGRSSRGTRSCGGGTVEEECLGDGGLGLSLRRRLHDEEEEEQAQYISYSALRRDSVPCSVPGMSYYNCQPDAEANPYTRGCSAITQCRG, from the coding sequence ATGCCACGGCACGCGCTGCTCCTGCTcgtcgccgcgctcgccgtctctgccacggcggcggctgagCTTGCGTCGGACTCGGCGGGGCGGTCGAGTAGGGGGACCAGATCCTGCGGAGGAGGCACGGTGGAGGAGGAGTGCCTGGGCGACGGCGGGTTGGGGCTGAGCCTAAGGCGGCGCCTccacgacgaggaggaggaggagcaggcgcaGTACATCAGCTACTCTGCGCTGAGGAGGGACTCGGTGCCGTGCTCCGTGCCGGGCATGTCCTACTACAACTGCCAGCCGGACGCCGAAGCCAACCCCTACACGCGCGGCTGCTCCGCCATCACCCAGTGCCGCGGCTAg
- the LOC100841462 gene encoding ATP-dependent Clp protease proteolytic subunit-related protein 3, chloroplastic isoform X2, with product MASSFLSLRLPTPSPPPASFPLFSPNPLVRSARWCGAPSSALVARVAGSAAGAPSPLFNPRGDPFLSTLAAASPEELAAAAGGEHRGDDHLPFLEIFQNAKLMSSPAQVERSSSSYSQHSPRRPPPDLPSLLLHGRIVYIGMPLVPAVTELIVAQLMYLDWTNSSEPAYIYINSTGTARDDGEPVGMETEGFAIYDAMMRMKTEIHTLCIGAAAGHACLVLAAGKKGKRYMFPHAKALIQQPRIPSYGMMQASDVVIRAKEVVHNRNTLVKLLARHTGNPPEKIDKVMRGPFYMDSLKAKEFGVIDKILWRGQEKYMADMLSPEEWDKVAGVRGHGRM from the exons atggcctcctccttcctctccctaCGCCTCCCCACCCCGTCCCCGCCCCCGGCATCCTTCCCCCTCTTCTCCCCGAACCCCCTTGTCCGGTCCGCGCGGTGGTGCGGCGCGCCGTCGTCGGCTCTCGTGGCGCGCGTAGCCGGGTCAGCGGCGGGGGCTCCGTCCCCATTGTTCAACCCGAGGGGCGACCCGTTCCTGTCTACCCTAGCCGCTGCCTCTCCGGAGGAGCTAGCGGCCGCAGCAGGTGGCGAGCACCGCGGCGACGACCACCTGCCGTTCCTCGAGATATTCCAGAACGCCAAGCTCATGTCCTCGCCCGCGCAG GTGGAACGTTCTAGCAGTTCTTACAGTCAGCACAGTCCTAGAAGGCCTCCCCCAGATTTGCCATCACTGCTTCTACATGGCCGAATTGTTTACATTGGCATGCCG TTGGTGCCGGCAGTTACAGAGCTTATCGTTGCCCAGTTGATGTACCTTGATTGGACAAATAGTAGTGAacctgcatatatatacatcaacTCAACAGGAACAGCTCGTGATGATGGTGAACCA GTTGGGATGGAGACAGAAGGCTTTGCTATCTACGATGCAATGATGCGGATGAAAACTGAG ATCCACACTCTTTGTATAGGAGCTGCAGCAGGTCATGCTTGTCTTGTCCTTGCAGCAGGAAAGAAAGGCAAACGATACATGTTTCCGCATGCCAAAG CTTTGATTCAGCAACCTCGTATTCCTTCATATGGGATGATGCAAGCATCTGATGTTGTTATCCGAGCGAAAGAG GTCGTGCACAACAGGAAcaccttggtcaaacttttAGCAAGGCACACAGGAAAT CCACCAGAGAAAATAGACAAGGTGATGAGAGGACCATTTTATATGGATTCCTTGAAAGCCAAGGAGTTTGGGGTCATTGACAAG ATCCTTTGGCGCGGTCAGGAGAAGTACATGGCTGATATGCTCTCCCCTGAGGAGTGGGACAAAGTTGCTGGAGTGAGAGGCCATGGCAGAATGTGA
- the LOC100841766 gene encoding uncharacterized protein LOC100841766, translated as MVDTRRSAAAKRPADGEAEEEVKGSPPPPEQAGPEPAEAQTSGGRRAGKRAKVAAVEEDTTKATATATAGAAADGAEAAVVGGPTVAPPDTTGLQALTGAMDRLEAFLRSGEAASNSDGHKRGANDKDLSAMLKRAKDLSAKATSNKRQAAVGNRRLEPWCRLISQYATDPSLPIHTSYFTVGYGAHYDLRLGESSTSSLVCRLKHGTKRGALLEINEPKVVRVNGKALDKNAKVTLSGGDEIVFISPVRRAYIFQQHPQDKASTSAFSSTCSSIHQGQHSLIKDIQDHLSSKGPKVPSFYFGKSRPPLTPLMPIGSSADPDIFSSLCKTMEDHPNSEENTLSARSQLLKEDLQNATCDANDISESFESCPYYLSEDTKCALLSSAYVHLQCKEYIKFTKHISSLGQRSLLAGPAGTEIYQQYLVKALAKHFGANLLTVDSSMLFGGQISKDSESYKKGDRVRYIGSLQPTGMILDGQSPPDFGSQGEIYLPFEENKSSKVGVRFDKQIPGGIDLGGNCEVEHGLFCSVDSLCLDSPGWENRCKHPFDVIIEFISEKVQLGPLILYLKDTEKICGNNDSYYGLKSKLEHFPAGVFIVGSHIQPDSRKEKANAGSPFLSKFPYSQAILDLALQDIDRINDKNKEMSKAMRHLTKLFPNKVTILPPLDEIELSRWNQMLDQDVEVLKANDNTSKLRSFLTRIGMECTDLETICVKDRILTNECIDAIAGFALSHQLKHCPTTNPDPSSDLQFSLSCESLKHGVDMLESIQSGPKSSNKRKSLKDITTENEFEKRLLADVIPPDEIGVTFEDIGALESVKETLKELVMLPLQRPELFSRGQLMKPCKGILLFGPPGTGKTMLAKAVATEAGANFINISMSSISSKWFGEGEKYVKAVFSLASKISPCVIFVDEVDGMLGRRENPGEHEAMRKMKNEFMVNWDGLRTKDKERVLVLAATNRPFDLDEAVIRRLPRRLMVNLPDASNRRKILSVILAKEDLADDLDLEDIANLTEGYSGSDLKNLCVTAAHLPIREILEKEKKERTLAEAENRPLPQSCSTNDVRALRISDFKHAHEQVCASVSSDSTNMSELIQWNDLYGEGGSRKKTTLSYFM; from the exons ATGGTCGACACGAGGCGGAGCGCCGCGGCCAAGCGCCCGGCggacggcgaggcggaggaggaggtcaaggggtcgccgccgccgccggagcaggCGGGGCCCGAGCCGGCGGAGGCCCAGACGTCCGGAGGGCGCAGGGCCGGCAAGCGCGCCAAG GTCGCGGCGGTCGAGGAAGATACCACgaaggcgacggcgacggcgaccgcGGGTGCCGCGGCAGATGGGGCTGAGGCGGCTGTTGTCGGCGGTCCGACGGTCGCACCACCGGACACCACTGGGCTCCAGGCGCTGACCGGCGCGATGGACAGACTGGAGGCCTTTCTGAGGTCCGGGGAGGCGGCGTCGAATTCAGATG GGCATAAACGTGGCGCTAATGATAAAGATTTATCAGCAATGTTGAAGAGGGCCAAGGATTTGTCGGCCAAGGCGACCTCGAATAAACGCCAGGCCGCAGTTGGCAACAGGCGGCTCGAGCCCTGGTGCAGACTAATCTCCCAGTATGCCACG GATCCTTCCCTTCCTATTCATACCTCCTATTTCACTGTTGGTTATGGAGCGCATTATGATTTGAGACTGGGCGAGTCATCTACTAGCTCACTTGTTTGTAGACTGAAGCACGGTACTAAG CGAGGTGCTCTCCTTGAAATCAATGAGCCCAAAGTTGTTCGTGTAAATGGAAAGGCTTTGGACAAAAATGCTAAAGTTACCTTGAGTGGTGGGGATGAAATTGTCTTCATTTCACCTGTGAGGCGTGCCTAT ATATTTCAGCAACATCCGCAGGATAAAGCAAGCACTTCAGCGTTTTCCTCTACTTGCAGTAGTATTCATCAGGGGCAACATTCACTTATCAAAGATATACAGGATCATTTGTCATCTAAAGGACCCAAAGTACCATCCTTCTACTTTGGTAAAAGCCGACCTCCATTGACTCCGTTGATGCCTATTG GATCATCAGCGGATCCAGATATATTTAGTAGTCTGTGTAAAACAATGGAGGACCACCCTAACTCTGAAGAAAATACACTGTCTGCCCGGTCTCAACTATTAAAGGAGGATCTGCAAAATGCAACTTGTGATGCTAATGACATATCCGAGTCATTTGAGAGTTGTCCATATTATCTAAG CGAGGATACCAAATGTGCTCTCCTGTCGTCAGCATATGTGCATTTACAATGCAAAGAATATATCAAGTTTACCAAACATATATCTTCTCTCGGTCAACGATCTCTGCTAGCCGGTCCTGCAG GAACTGAGATCTACCAACAATATCTGGTGAAGGCACTTGCAAAACATTTTGGTGCTAACTTGCTCACCGTAGATTCTTCAATGCTGTTTGGT GGGCAGATCTCCAAGGATTCAGAGTCATACAAAAAGG GTGATAGAGTGCGGTACATTGGTTCATTACAGCCGACAGGCATGATCCTGGACGGACAAAG CCCTCCAGATTTCGGCTCACAAGGTGAAATATATCTCCCTTTCGAAGAAAATAAATCATCAAAGGTTGGGGTAAGGTTTGATAAACAAATTCCTGGAGGCATTGATCTTGGAGGCAATTGTGAAGTCGAACATGGTTTATTTTGTTCAG TTGATTCTTTATGCCTCGACAGTCCAGGATGGGAAAATAGATGTAAACACCCATTTGATGTGATTATTGAG TTTATCTCCGAAAAAGTCCAGCTTGGTCCTCTGATCCTGTATCTGAAGGACACAGAAAAAATATGTGGAAATAATGATTCttattatggtctgaaaagcAAGCTAGAACATTTCCCAGCAGGTGTTTTTATTGTTGGTTCTCATATCCAGCCTGACAGTCGCAAAGAGAAG GCAAATGCTGGATCTCCTTTCCTTTCAAAGTTCCCATACAGTCAAGCAATACTTGACCTTGCATTGCAG GACATAGATCGCATAAATGATAAAAACAAGGAAATGTCGAAGGCGATGAGACATCTGACAAAGCTTTTCCCAAATAAAGTTACAATCCTGCCACCACTG GATGAAATTGAGCTTTCGCGATGGAACCAGATGTTAGATCAAGATGTCGAAGTTCTTAAAGCAAATGATAATACTTCAAAGCTACGCTCT TTTCTAACACGGATTGGCATGGAATGCACTGATCTTGAGACAATTTGTGTCAAAGATCGTATCCTTACAAATGAAT GTATTGATGCAATAGCTGGTTTTGCTTTGAGCCATCAACTGAAGCACTGTCCAACTACAAACCCAGATCCTTCAAGTGATTTACAGTTTTCCCTATCTTGTGAAAG CCTTAAGCATGGAGTTGATATGTTGGAAAGTATCCAATCGGGCCCTAAGAGCAGCAACAAAAGGAAGTCACTAAAG GATATTACCACGGAAAATGAATTTGAAAAGAGGCTTCTTGCCGATGTTATTCCTCCAGACGAAATAGGTGTTACCTTTGAGGACATCGGAGCATTGGAAAGTGTGAAGGAGACATTGAAGGAGTTAGTGATGCTGCCCTTGCAAAGGCCTGAATTGTTTTCCAGAGGACAACTTATGAAG CCATGTAAAGGAATATTACTTTTTGGTCCGCCTGGCACGGGAAAGACGATGCTTGCGAAAGCTGTGGCAACAGAGGCTGGTGCTAATTTCATAAACATATCAATGTCAAGCATCTCCTCGAAG TGGTTTGGTGAAGGAGAGAAGTACGTGAAAGCTGTGTTTTCACTGGCAAGCAAAATTTCTCCATGCGTCATCTTTGTAGATGAA GTTGATGGCATGTTGGGTAGACGTGAGAACCCTGGAGAACATGAAGCCATGCGCAAGATGAAAAATGAGTTCATGGTGAACTGGGATGGTCTACgaacaaaagataaagaacGTGTTTTAGTCCTCGCTGCGACTAATAGGCCATTTGACCTTGATGAAGCTGTCATTAGGAGGCTTCCAAGGAG GTTGATGGTGAATTTGCCTGACGCATCAAATAGAAGGAAAATTCTTAGCGTTATACTAGCAAAAGAAGATTTGGCAGATGATCTAGACCTTGAAGACATTGCTAACTTGACAGAAGGGTACTCAGGGAGTGATCTTAAG AATCTTTGTGTGACTGCTGCTCATCTTCCAATTAGAGAGATCCtcgaaaaggagaagaag GAGAGAACTTTGGCAGAAGCAGAAAATAGACCATTGCCCCAATCGTGTTCTACCAATGACGTCCGTGCCTTGAGAATAAGTGATTTCAAACATGCGCATGAACAG GTTTGCGCAAGTGTATCTTCCGATTCCACTAATATGAGTGAGCTTATTCAATGGAATGATCTATATGGAGAAGGTGGATCGAGGAAAAAGACAACGCTAAGCTACTTCATGTAG
- the LOC100841462 gene encoding ATP-dependent Clp protease proteolytic subunit-related protein 3, chloroplastic isoform X1 yields MASSFLSLRLPTPSPPPASFPLFSPNPLVRSARWCGAPSSALVARVAGSAAGAPSPLFNPRGDPFLSTLAAASPEELAAAAGGEHRGDDHLPFLEIFQNAKLMSSPAQVERSSSSYSQHSPRRPPPDLPSLLLHGRIVYIGMPLVPAVTELIVAQLMYLDWTNSSEPAYIYINSTGTARDDGEPVGMETEGFAIYDAMMRMKTEVLWWFGRVPSADVAIWTHLSDAKIHTLCIGAAAGHACLVLAAGKKGKRYMFPHAKALIQQPRIPSYGMMQASDVVIRAKEVVHNRNTLVKLLARHTGNPPEKIDKVMRGPFYMDSLKAKEFGVIDKILWRGQEKYMADMLSPEEWDKVAGVRGHGRM; encoded by the exons atggcctcctccttcctctccctaCGCCTCCCCACCCCGTCCCCGCCCCCGGCATCCTTCCCCCTCTTCTCCCCGAACCCCCTTGTCCGGTCCGCGCGGTGGTGCGGCGCGCCGTCGTCGGCTCTCGTGGCGCGCGTAGCCGGGTCAGCGGCGGGGGCTCCGTCCCCATTGTTCAACCCGAGGGGCGACCCGTTCCTGTCTACCCTAGCCGCTGCCTCTCCGGAGGAGCTAGCGGCCGCAGCAGGTGGCGAGCACCGCGGCGACGACCACCTGCCGTTCCTCGAGATATTCCAGAACGCCAAGCTCATGTCCTCGCCCGCGCAG GTGGAACGTTCTAGCAGTTCTTACAGTCAGCACAGTCCTAGAAGGCCTCCCCCAGATTTGCCATCACTGCTTCTACATGGCCGAATTGTTTACATTGGCATGCCG TTGGTGCCGGCAGTTACAGAGCTTATCGTTGCCCAGTTGATGTACCTTGATTGGACAAATAGTAGTGAacctgcatatatatacatcaacTCAACAGGAACAGCTCGTGATGATGGTGAACCA GTTGGGATGGAGACAGAAGGCTTTGCTATCTACGATGCAATGATGCGGATGAAAACTGAG GTCCTATGGTGGTTCGGACGCGTGCCTTCTGCCGACGTGGCTATttggacccacctgtcagatgCCAAG ATCCACACTCTTTGTATAGGAGCTGCAGCAGGTCATGCTTGTCTTGTCCTTGCAGCAGGAAAGAAAGGCAAACGATACATGTTTCCGCATGCCAAAG CTTTGATTCAGCAACCTCGTATTCCTTCATATGGGATGATGCAAGCATCTGATGTTGTTATCCGAGCGAAAGAG GTCGTGCACAACAGGAAcaccttggtcaaacttttAGCAAGGCACACAGGAAAT CCACCAGAGAAAATAGACAAGGTGATGAGAGGACCATTTTATATGGATTCCTTGAAAGCCAAGGAGTTTGGGGTCATTGACAAG ATCCTTTGGCGCGGTCAGGAGAAGTACATGGCTGATATGCTCTCCCCTGAGGAGTGGGACAAAGTTGCTGGAGTGAGAGGCCATGGCAGAATGTGA
- the LOC100833035 gene encoding protein LURP-one-related 11: protein MLRGVSWCLGAELLTPMVKVHSSSSPWPPPPPDSPSACPPPDWASAAEAGSAGEEGANNANAGSQREVFTIWMKSLLLNGSGCTVFDSCGRVVYRVDNYGGSSSRLHGRRSAEAVCLMDVTGSVVLQLLRKKFGRWEGHRSGWCPAPAAAPDQEPWFTVDSKAWGSWRHGPRCEFFRSDDGRPVRYKMADGGRRAASRIVDEATGLAVAEVKRKLTATGVSLGEDVLTLVVEPGVDRELIVGLLVVHGLINHSM from the coding sequence ATGCTGCGAGGCGTAAGTTGGTGCCTTGGTGCCGAACTCTTGACGCCGATGGTTAAGGtacactcctcctcctccccatggccgccgccgccgcccgattCGCCATCGGCCTGCCCTCCGCCCGATTGGGCATCGGCGGCTGAGGCCGGCTCAgcaggggaggagggcgcgaaTAACGCGAACGCGGGCTCGCAGCGGGAGGTGTTCACCATCTGGATGAAGTCGCTGCTGCTCAACGGCAGCGGCTGCACGGTGTTCGACTCGTGCGGCCGCGTCGTGTACCGCGTGGACAACTACGGGGGCTCCTCGTCCCGCCTGCAcggccgccgctccgccgAGGCCGTGTGCCTCATGGACGTCACCGGCAGCGTCGTGCTGCAGCTGCTCAGGAAGAAGTTCGGGAGGTGGGAGGGCCACAGGAGCGGCTGGTGcccggcgcccgccgcggcgccggatCAGGAGCCGTGGTTCACGGTGGACAGCAAGGCGTGGGGATCGTGGCGCCACGGACCGCGGTGCGAGTTCTTCAGAAGCGACGACGGGCGGCCCGTGCGGTACAAGATGGCGGACGGCGgcaggcgggcggcgtcgAGGATCGTGGACGAGGCCACGGGGCTGGCCGTGGCGGAGGTGAAGAGGAAGCTGACGGCCACGGGGGTGTCCCTCGGGGAAGACGTGCTCACCCTGGTCGTGGAGCCCGGCGTCGACCGCGAGCTCATCGTGGGCCTCCTCGTCGTGCATGGACTCATCAACCATAGCATGTGA